Proteins from one Mycoplasma sp. Pen4 genomic window:
- a CDS encoding relaxase MobL, giving the protein MSNSNDAVFVQFEFTKFGVDKKQKVGQKGVHDFEFYTSGNYLNYISREEAVYIQDNNSSTEELKRNYLTSNLTFDEWYKSKTKAASKSDKSGVYKLFSDRADDLNEKEIKELNNHVKKLSKEQNIWEMIINLGDVDGEKYFFVDKNQWNDVLSRTLSGLLKNNGLKPKDIDGFYTLHANTGKPHLHLCFYENKPSFRNGTYRPKGAFKKESISHFAQMFKAEVTNPTELAKLQNIKSTIWNDKKMIKADLKNRLNDFSSDFNVLSKIRQIKHEYYKEQGEHKTSYDWFLWNREMLVCSDTH; this is encoded by the coding sequence ATGAGTAATTCTAATGACGCTGTTTTTGTTCAATTTGAATTCACTAAATTTGGTGTTGATAAAAAACAAAAAGTAGGACAAAAAGGTGTTCACGACTTTGAATTTTATACATCTGGTAATTACCTAAATTACATTTCTCGTGAAGAAGCTGTTTATATTCAAGATAACAATTCATCAACAGAAGAATTGAAAAGAAATTACCTAACATCAAATTTAACTTTTGATGAATGATATAAATCAAAAACAAAAGCAGCAAGCAAGAGTGATAAAAGTGGTGTTTATAAACTGTTTAGCGATCGTGCTGATGATTTAAATGAAAAAGAAATTAAAGAATTAAATAATCACGTTAAAAAATTGAGCAAAGAACAAAATATCTGAGAAATGATAATCAACCTTGGAGATGTTGATGGCGAGAAATATTTCTTTGTAGATAAAAACCAATGAAATGATGTTTTGTCGAGAACATTAAGTGGTTTGTTAAAAAACAATGGACTTAAACCAAAAGACATTGATGGTTTTTACACTTTACACGCTAATACCGGTAAACCGCATCTACATTTGTGTTTTTATGAAAACAAACCATCATTTAGAAATGGCACATATCGTCCAAAAGGGGCATTTAAAAAAGAAAGCATTAGTCATTTTGCACAAATGTTTAAAGCTGAAGTTACTAACCCCACCGAGTTAGCGAAACTTCAAAATATTAAATCAACGATTTGAAATGATAAAAAAATGATTAAAGCTGATTTAAAAAATAGATTAAATGATTTCTCAAGCGACTTTAATGTTCTTAGCAAAATTAGACAAATTAAACACGAGTATTACAAAGAACAAGGAGAACATAAAACAAGTTATGATTGATTTTTATGGAACCGAGAAATGTTGGTGTGTAGCGATACACACTAA